Sequence from the Thermocoleostomius sinensis A174 genome:
CATCTCCATTAACATCGCGATCGCGCGTCTATGAATTGAAGGCCCGTTTAGACTGGGGTGAACCTGCCCTAACGATCATTGACATCCGTAGCCGGTGCGAGTTTAATCACAGCCACATCATGGGCGCTATCAACATGCCTATGAATGAATTGGTTGAACGTGCGCTGGTGAGTTTGGAGCTTGTTCGCGATATCTATGTCTATGGCGATACAGACGAAGAAGCGGCAGCGGCGGCGGCCAAGCTGCGATCGGCTGGGTTTTTGAATGTGTCTGAAATTCAGGGTGGATTACCCGTTTGGAAAGCCTATGGCTATCCCACCGAATCAGGCATTGCTCGCGTTGGTTAACCGTTAAGCTCGCTGGCGTTCCATTGGTGCGGTAGTTTGAAAGCATTTTCTGGCGTCGCTGGTCAATCGTCGCTGCAAAACCTAAGATCAGAAATCACACGACCCCATCGATCGAACGGAAACGAAATAGTGATGAGCAAGAACCGTCGTCGGCTAAGCTTCCTGTTAATGGGTGTACTGACCTGGGTAGCTGCCTTTGCCTTGTCTGCCTGTCGTCCGATGTTGATGAGCACAGCGGCCGAACCCCCTTTGGCCTTTAGCGTCATCAGCGACCCCAAAACCTTTAACTATGTCGTCAGCAACGAAGCTTCCAATGTCTTCAGTTATATCTATGAAGGGCTGGTTACGGAAGATGGCCTGACGGGTGAAATAATTCCAGCCTTGGCAGAATCGTGGGAGCAATCGCCCGATGGGTTGCAGATTGTCTTTACATTGCGCGAAGGGTTGCGTTGGTCCGATGGAGAACCGCTGACTGCCGATGATGTGGTGTTTACCTACAACGATCTTTACTTTAACGAAGCCATTCCGACGGCGATTCGCGATATTTTGCGAATTGGTGAATCTGGAGCGTTACCGACGGTGCAAAAGCTAGACGATCGCCGTATTCAGTTTTCTACTCCAGAACCCTTCGCTCCGTTTTTACGTAACACCGGACTAGCCATTTTGCCGGCTCATGCTCTACGAGACTCTGTGAATCAAACCGATGCCCAGGGCAATCTTTTGTTCCTTTCCAAATGGGGGACAGATACAAACCCTGCTGAGGTAGTGTGCAATGGCTTATATCAGCTAGAAAGCTTCAGCCCAGGGCAACGGGTAGTGTTTCGGCGGAATCCCTATTACTGGCGCAGGGATGAGCAGGGCAATCCCCAACCTTATATCGATCGCCTGGTGTGGCAAACAGTGGAATCGACCGATAGTGCATTAGTGCAGTTTCGATCAGGCGGACTGGATATTCTCAGCGTTCAGCCTGACTATTTTTCTCTGTTGAAACGAGAAGAAGACCGGGGCGGCTTCAGCATATACAATGGTGGACCGGCATCGGGAACGAATTATCTAGCATTTAACTTGAATCAAGGCAGTCGGGGTGGTAATCCACTCGTTAGTCCGATCAAGTCCCGCTGGTTTAATACGCTGGCCTTTCGGCAAGCCGTTGCCCATGCCATCGATCGACCTCGGATGGTGAACAACATTTTTCGGGGACTGGGCGAGCTACAAAATTCGCCGATCTCTGTACAAAGTCCTTACTTTTTATCACCGGAAGACGGTCTACCTATCTATGACTATGATCCAGAAAGAGCCAAACAGCTTTTACTGGAAGCTGGATTTCAATATGATGCCTTCAATCGTTTACAAGATGCCGAGGGTAACTTAGTGCGCTTCACCCTGATTACTAATTCTGGTAACAAAATTCGTGAAGCTATGGGGGCACAAATCAAAAGCGATTTAGCTCGAATCGGCATTCAGGTTGACTTCACTCCCCTTGCGTTCAATACCGTTGTCGGTAAGCTGCGGGCGTCGTTAGATTGGGAAGCCTGCTTGCTCGGTTTTACAGGGGGAATTGAACCCAACAGTGGGGCAAATGTGTGGCAACCTGATGGAGCGTCCCATCACTTCAACAAAGCGGCACAACCAGGAGAACCGCCGATCGAAGGACGGGTGGTAGCTGACTGGGAAGCCGAAATTGGGCGACTCTACACTGAAGGCGCACGTACCCTAGATGAAGCTCAGCGTAGGGAGATCTATGCCCAGTCTCAGATTATCACCCAAGAGAACTTACCCATGATTTATCTAGTTAATCCGCTTACCTTTTCGGCCGTGCGCGATCGATTACAGCCGATCAAGTTTTCGTCAATCGGGGGTGCCTTGTGGAATCTGTACGAATTGCGGATTCAAGACAGCGCATCCTAGAAAACGGGCTTGCCTCTATAAGCAAGCTTAAGAATGCTGGTAGTACAGCTAGAAGCAAGTTAATCAACGTAAACTTAAGAAAACTTAAGAAATAGTGATCCGTTTATCGCAAACTAACTCGATCGGCGGATCTTCTTCGTCAAGGGATGTTCTGCTGTGCTCTGCCGTTCTGACCAAATATCCATCATGCGTTTAGAAAAATAGCGAATTTGATCTTCTTCGTCCAGCATGGCAGCGTAATCTCCGGCACTTTGCAGATACAGAAATTTTTCAGCTTGCAGTTTTTGCTGAATTCCACGTGATTGTATCCAAATTTTCTGAGCATTTGTTTGACCTAATAAGGTTGTGAACAGCGTTGCCACGCCGCTAAGGGCTGGAACACTCCATTCATAACCTCGCAACCGATCGCTAGTCGCCAATGCTGCCAAAATTGTTGTGGTCAGTGCCAAACCAATTCCAAATAGTTTCAGCCGCTGAAACCCACGTCGATGCTCTGTCGCTTCTTTTTGAAACTGTGTAATCAATCGATCGCATTCTGCCAGTGCATCTTGTTGACGTTGGTGTAACGGGTACTGTAATTCGTTTAGCGAAAGCTGCATCGAGTCTGGCGAATGCGCATTGTTCCTCAATTTATCTCCTAACATACTCTATTCCTAACCAACAAGCAGGATTAATATAATCCTTTATTAGTGATTACGAGATTATTCGGAGAAAACTGGAAGAAATTTTAGCCTTTGCTGTAATGAAACTGATTGCTAGACACCAAACAGAGCTACGGACTACTCTGTTGCGCTAGGAGTCTGTCACCTGTGTAAGTTGCGGCATTTGCCCTCATCCCTCAACTCCTGTTCCTCTATGTCAGAGCAAGGGGAGAAAGACTTTAAAGCTCCTTCTCAAGCTTGGGAGAGGGATTTAGGGCGAGGGCACAAAGGTGATATGTACACGTGGCGCTCTTTGATCGCCGAAGCCAGTATTCCCTATTGCCTAATCGTCCTATGATTCTTGTGGGCTACGGGCTGGAATAACAATCTGAAATTCTGTCCCTTCAGATGCCGTGTGATATGTCAACGTTCCTCCGTGCTTACCCACAACAATTTGATAACTAGTGGGCAATCCCAGTCCTGTTCCCTGTCCAACCGATTTAGTAGTGAAAAATGGTTCAAATAAACGCGCTCGAATCGCTTCCGGAATGCCCAATCCATTATCTTTGATTGAAATTTGAATCATGTCTCGATCGATCACCTTAGTTTCAATCCAGAGCGTGGGTTCATAGGCAACCTGCTTATAGTGTTGACTTGCTACTTCTAGCGCATCAATGGCATTCGACAATAAGTTGAAAAATACCTGATTTAACTGTCTCGCATAACAGGTCACGATCGGCAAATTTCCATAGTGCTTAACTACTTTAATTGAAGTCGTTGCAGAAGTTGTTACTTGAATTGTGAGGCGATGATTCAACAACAATAATGTGCTATCGAGACCATGATGTACATTAACAGGTTTAATATCGGACTCATCAAGATGCGAGAAAATTCGTAGAGCTAAAATGATCGCGCAAATTCGCTCTACTCCAGTTTGCATAGAACCGAACAATTTCTTTAAGTCACATAGCAAAAAATCCAAATCTATCTCATTTATTACTTGTTGAATGGCAGGCGTTGGTTGAGGATATTCTGTTTGATATAGCTTGATGAGCTTTAATAGATCTTGAATATAGTCGCCAGCAGGTGACAGATTACCTGCAATAAAGTTAACGGGATTATTGAATTCATGTGCAATTCCTGCCACAAACTGTCCTAATCCAATCAGTTTTTCTTTTTGAATTAACTGTGCTTGTGTTGTTTTGAGGTGATCTAATGCTTGTCGAAGTTGTTCGTTTTGTACATGCAGTTGTGTTTGCAAATCCTGGATCGTCAATTGATGTTGAATGCGGGCTAATACTTCTTCAATTTGAAATGGTTTTGTGACATAATCGGCTCCGCCAACTTGAAATGCTTTCACTTTATCTAATACATCATCAAGAGCGCTTAAGAAAATGACCGGAATTTGAGCCGTTCGTCGATCGTTTCTCAATTCTTGGCATACTTGATATCCAGACATATCAGGCATATTAATATCCAGTAAAATTAAATCAGGAATGGTTGTACGAATTGCCATAAGCGCCATTTTTCCACTAATAGCTTTGCGAACATGATAGCCTTGTTTTAAGAGTATTGTTGAAAGGACGCGAACATTGTCTGGAATATCGTCCACAACCAAAATATCAGCTTTTAATTCATTATCAATCAGAATGTTCATATTTTCGACAATAAGGGATTTATTAAAAAGATTACGCTAATGTATTTTATTGTTTCTTATCTCTTTGGGCTGATTTTTATGCTTACCAACAAGGATTTTTTATCAATAACTCGTTTGTTTCTGCAATAGATAAAGGTGCCGAGAATAAATATCCTTGTCCTAATTCACAGTTTAAATGCTTCAGAAGCGTCAATTGCTCAAGCGTTTCAATACCTTCGGCGACAACGCTCATTTGCATTGCTCTTGCAATACTAATAATGGCTGGAATTAAGCCAGAGTTTACAGAGGATTTGGTTAATCGTTGAATAAACGATCGGTCAATTTTCAAACTGTCTGCCGGAAAGGCTTGCAAATAACTTAATGACGAATATCCTGTGCCAAAATCATCAATACTAAGATGGATTCTTCGCTTTTTCAATTGCTTTAAGATACTGGTAACAAGCTTCGTATTATTCATGATGTTGCTCTCGGTAATTTCTAACTTTAAATGAAATGGGCTGATCTGCGTTTCAAATAAAATTTGGTCGATTTGTTGAATGAGATTCGTTTGCACAAATTGTCGTGCAGATAGGTTAATGCTGACACTAAATCGCTGATCTACAAGTCCTTGTTGTTGCCAGTTACGTAACTGTTGGCAAGCCGTGCGGATCACCCACTCGCCAATTGAAAGAATTAAACCTGTCTCTTCAGCAATTGGAATAAACTCGATAGGTGAAATGAATCCTTGTTGTGGGTGCTGCCAGCGTAAAAGTGCCTCTAGTCCAGTGATGTGTCCCGTTGTCAGAGAAACGATCGGCTGATAATGCAACACAAATTCCTGTGCCTCCAAAGCCCGACGCATATCGGTTTCAAGTTGCAGCAGACGCAAGACTGCTTCGTGCATCGCCGTATCAAAGACCTGATACTGAGCTTTTCCGAGTGCCTTAGCTCGATACATGGCTGTGTCTGCATCTCGTAACACATGCTCGGATTTTGTATAGCCTGCATGTCCCAAAACAATGCCGACGCTGGCTCCCGTAAATACTTGCCATTGTCTAATCTCAAACGGAGAGGCAAACATATCAAGTAGCATTTGAGCTAATTGAATGGCGCTATCTAGATTTGGCACATTTGGCATTAAAATCGCAAACTCATCACCTCCTAGGCGTGCGATCGTATCTGTCTGTTTCACGTAATGTTGCAAGCGCTGGGCAATGGCAATTAATAATTCATCTCCAACCAAATGTCCTAGAGAATCATTGATGACTTTGAAGCGATCGCAATCTAGAAACAAAACTGCAAACAAATACGAGGAATTGCAACTTGTATGTTTTATTTCTTTATTTAATCGATCGATAAACAACGATCGATTGGGTAAACCGGTAAGAGCGTCATAAAATGCCATTTCCAGTAATTGGGACTGAACTCGCTTGCGTTCAATAATTTCCTGAATGAGTTCTCGATTGAGGTCTTCTAACTGTCGAGTGCGTTCTTCTACTCGCTTCTCTAATTCAGCGTTTAATTGCCGAATATCCCTGCTTCGCTGTCCCAACATCAGTTGAGTTTGAACCCGTGTCAATACTTCTTCAAACTGGAACGGTTTGGTAATGTAGTCTACGGCTCCCAGTTGAAACGCTTTGACTTTATCGAATGTCTCGTTTAGGGCGCTCAGAAAAATGATGGGAATGTCTGCTGTTGCTGGCACTGACTTTAAATGTTGACAAACCTGATATCCATCCATATCTGGCATCATGATATCTAGTAGAATCAAATCAGGAATAACCGTTTGAGCAGCCACAAGCGCTGCTTGTCCACTCAATGCCTTGCGAACAACACAGTCGCTCTGTTTGCTGAGCATGACAGAGAGTAAGCGCAGATTTTCAGGAGTATCATCGACAATTAGAATGTCGGCGGCTGGAAGGTGGTTCACGCTATGGGTTCCTTACGAAGGTTGGTTGATTCCATCAGCGCAATGATTTGAGCAAATTGAAAATTGCGTGCTAATGTCTCCAACACGCTTGCTAGTTTAGATGGAAGAGGAATTTGCTCAATCAGCTTAAAAATGAGGAGATCACTTCCTTGAGAAGCCGCATGGTAGAGTTGTTGTGTCCATTCGGACGGCATCGCTCGGATAGTAGCTTCAATTTCTGTTTGACTATAACTAGTCTGATCAGTATGCGGTGTATGGTCGCAATTTTGAGAAGATGGCGCTTGCCAAGTAGTAATCGAAGGTTGGGATTGAGGTTGCGAATTTAATGCATGATTAGAATTATCTTCTGTATTCCAAGTTGGAATTGTATCGGTATAGAGATAGGTTAACTTTAAATGTTGCTCCATCTTCATCAGTAAATCAGCTTCTTGGAACGGCTTACTCACAAAATCATCGCAACCAGCGGTCAAAATTGACTGACGCTGTTCTTCAAAAGCACTGGCTGTTAAGGCAATGATGATTGTGGGTTGAGGCATTGTCTGTGTTGGAAGCAGTAATCCTTGGGTTGCTTCTTTCTGGCGAATGCACTGAGTGGCTCTATAACCATCCATCACTGGCATTCGTATATCCATCCAGATCAGGTGCGGCTTCCAATCTTCCCACCGTTCAATAGCTTGCTGACCGTTCTCTGCCTCCTCTACCTCAAATCCCAATGAACTCAAGAGCGTCACTAACAACAAACGGTTAGCGGGTTGATCTTCCACTACCAAAACTCGATAGGTAGGCTGATTGGGAGCAAGGCCGATCGCTTTACGGCGCTGGGGTGGTAAATACGCGATCGGAGATGGTTGGGCTGATTGCACATGAATATCAAGGGCAAATGTAGCTCCCTGACCCACAACACTATGAACAGTAATTTCTCCACCCATCAGTGCCACAAATTTTTGACTAATAGCTAACCCCAAGCCAGTTCCTTGTTTGGATTGAAACCCTGATTGAGTTTGCTCAAATGGCTTGAATAGCTGCTTGAGTTCATCGGGGGCAATTCCAGGTCCAGTATCCTTAACTTCAATGTGTAGCTTCAAGGCGGATGCAGCCAATTCTTCATCTATCAAACTGACACGTAGGATAACATGACCTACTTTGGTGAACTTAATAGCATTACCAAGCAGATTAATTAGAATTTGGCGCAATTTACTTTCGTCAGTTTTGATAAATTGTGGTAGGTTGCTAGCATAGATCAGCATCAACTGTAATCCTTTCGATCGAGCGTGAAGCTGAAACATTTCCTCAAGGGAATGCAACAGACGATGCACATCGAACACCGTTTCATGCAGAATTGCGCGTCCTGCTTCAATTTTTGACATTTCCAAAATGTCATTGATTAACCGTAAAAGGTGTTCACCGCTGCGATTAATAATATCGATATACTCCTGATGTTCCCTAGAAAGAGACGAGTCATCATTGAGGAGTTGTGCAAATCCTAAAATTGCATTAAGTGGCGTTCGTAATTCATGACTCATGTTGGCCAAAAATTCACTTTTGGCTCGGTTGGCGGCATCAGCTACTTCTTTGGCTTTGCCCAGTTCTTCCGCTTGTCGCTGGGTTTGACCGAGCAATTCAGCTTGCTGGACAGCAACTCCTAGCTGAGTTCCAATTTGCCGCACAATTTGAATGTCGCTGTCTTGCCACTCACGAGGGGCTGTGTTTTGATAACTGGCTAACAATCCCCACAACTTGTTACTAGAGAAGATCGGAACAATAATGTAGGCTTGCGTTTGAATTTGTTCGAGAAGCTGAATATAGCAAGCCGTAAACCCAGCTTCATAAATATTAGAAACACAGCGATAGCCTTCACCATGGCGATACCGACCTCCTCGCGTTTCTTGAAGGTACGTATCTTGGATAGAGATATCTACCTGATTCAACTTGGCAATGGCGCAGTCTTTTTGCTCGATCGTTCTTTGGTTGAGCATCGAGGCTGTATCAGCGGCGGGAACGAGGGGTTTCCAGCCGGCCACCACCGACTCGGCAACGAATGACCCGCTCCAATCTAGATTAAATCGATACACAGCCACCCGATCGCACTGAATGACTTGCCGAAGTTCGTCGGTTGTTGCCCTAAAAATTGTTTCCAAATCTAGCGTTTGCCGCATTCGTTGAATGACTTTTGCTAAAGCCCGTTCTCGTTCTGCGACTTGCAACAATTCAAGTTCTGCACGTTTCTGTGTTGTGATATCGCTAAAGGTACAGACAACTAATTCGACAGTGCCACGAGTGGTGGCAAACGGTTCAGCATTGACCAAAAGCCAGCGTTTTTCAGAACTGTGCGGAGATACAATTCCCATCATCACATCACGCACAGAGTTACGTTCGGCAATCGATCGCTGGACAGGTAGCTCTTGCAGAGCAAACAAACAGCCATCCTCTCGAAACACCGTCCAGCCTACCCCAAACACCCGAGGAGACTGTTGGCGATCGCTCAAATTAAGCAGTCGTTCGGCCGCTTGATTGCTAATCAAGATCTCAGCCTTGTCGTTTAATAGCAATACACCAACTTGCATCTCGCGGATCAACATGCGGAATCGTTTCTCGCTTTCTTGCAGCATTTGCTGTTGCAGAAACTGGGTAGCGATGCGTTGATCGAATACTGAAATGATTAAGCTGAGAATCAGCAAGATGATGGTTGCAAAACCAATAGCGATTGCTAGAAAGAGTGGATCGATGGAATAGAAAGATGAAACTGTGGGGCGATTGGTTGGCAAGAAATGAGTTGCTGCCATTCCTGTATAGTGCATTCCAGTGATGGCAACGCTCATGACCCCTGCACTTGTCAGTTTTTGCCAAACGATGTGGTTGACTAGGGTTTGGGCCCGAAACGCTAGCCACAGAGCCATAATTGAGGCAACAATTGCGATGCCGATTGAAAGCACCACCAGGTAATGTGTATAGTGAATGTCTGCCTGAAGTTGCATAGCAGCCATTCCTGTATAGTGCATCCAAGCAATGGCAATCCCCATGCAAATTCCTCCCAACAGTAATCGTTCAATTGCATGAGGTTGGCTCAACAACCAAAGGGCTAGTCCAGAAGCGAAAATAGCCCACAACAAAGACAATAGCGTTGGTGAGACCCTATAGCTAACTGACAACGGCAAGTGTAAAGCTAGCATCGAGACAAAATGCATTGACCAAATGCCAACACCGATGACAGTGGCTCCACCAATTAACCATTGCGGTAAGTTCTGTACTTGCTTAATTCGTACCGCCAAATCCATTGCCGTATATGAGGTAAGCAGGGCAATGGCAAATGACAGCGCTACTAAACCAAGATTGTACGATCCTGAAATGTGATGCTCCATATCCCCAGAATTCCCTGAAAAGCATTCACATTAACGCTGCCTTCTGGCATATGACCTCATCCGGTTGGTCTCGCTAGTCGGCTGCTTCTGTAGGCTTGTGGATTGTTAAATCATAGGTGGAGAAAGCAGGTTTTTCTCGATCGATAATTTCTTCAATTAAGTTGCGATCGAGATGCTGTCCATGTTTTAGGCGAAGTTGCACAATGAAGTGATATGGACGACCCCCACCCAGAACCGTATTTGGACCTAAAACAGTATTCAATCCAGTCGAAGACTGACCCAAAACTAATTTAGGAGAAGATTGTCCCAAAACTAATCCATGCTGAGTATCATCGCGAATTTCAATTTGATTGTTGTCCAATCCAGTATAGAGATGCAAATAGGCTTGTAACCCTTTACGAGTGCCGCGCCAGCGATAGAGGGGGATCGCATCATGAATCAGACGCCGCTGTTGCTCAAGGCTCCAGCGTGGATCGATCGGGCACGCAACCCACTGTGC
This genomic interval carries:
- a CDS encoding MHYT domain-containing protein; this encodes MEHHISGSYNLGLVALSFAIALLTSYTAMDLAVRIKQVQNLPQWLIGGATVIGVGIWSMHFVSMLALHLPLSVSYRVSPTLLSLLWAIFASGLALWLLSQPHAIERLLLGGICMGIAIAWMHYTGMAAMQLQADIHYTHYLVVLSIGIAIVASIMALWLAFRAQTLVNHIVWQKLTSAGVMSVAITGMHYTGMAATHFLPTNRPTVSSFYSIDPLFLAIAIGFATIILLILSLIISVFDQRIATQFLQQQMLQESEKRFRMLIREMQVGVLLLNDKAEILISNQAAERLLNLSDRQQSPRVFGVGWTVFREDGCLFALQELPVQRSIAERNSVRDVMMGIVSPHSSEKRWLLVNAEPFATTRGTVELVVCTFSDITTQKRAELELLQVAERERALAKVIQRMRQTLDLETIFRATTDELRQVIQCDRVAVYRFNLDWSGSFVAESVVAGWKPLVPAADTASMLNQRTIEQKDCAIAKLNQVDISIQDTYLQETRGGRYRHGEGYRCVSNIYEAGFTACYIQLLEQIQTQAYIIVPIFSSNKLWGLLASYQNTAPREWQDSDIQIVRQIGTQLGVAVQQAELLGQTQRQAEELGKAKEVADAANRAKSEFLANMSHELRTPLNAILGFAQLLNDDSSLSREHQEYIDIINRSGEHLLRLINDILEMSKIEAGRAILHETVFDVHRLLHSLEEMFQLHARSKGLQLMLIYASNLPQFIKTDESKLRQILINLLGNAIKFTKVGHVILRVSLIDEELAASALKLHIEVKDTGPGIAPDELKQLFKPFEQTQSGFQSKQGTGLGLAISQKFVALMGGEITVHSVVGQGATFALDIHVQSAQPSPIAYLPPQRRKAIGLAPNQPTYRVLVVEDQPANRLLLVTLLSSLGFEVEEAENGQQAIERWEDWKPHLIWMDIRMPVMDGYRATQCIRQKEATQGLLLPTQTMPQPTIIIALTASAFEEQRQSILTAGCDDFVSKPFQEADLLMKMEQHLKLTYLYTDTIPTWNTEDNSNHALNSQPQSQPSITTWQAPSSQNCDHTPHTDQTSYSQTEIEATIRAMPSEWTQQLYHAASQGSDLLIFKLIEQIPLPSKLASVLETLARNFQFAQIIALMESTNLRKEPIA
- a CDS encoding two-component system response regulator, with protein sequence MNHLPAADILIVDDTPENLRLLSVMLSKQSDCVVRKALSGQAALVAAQTVIPDLILLDIMMPDMDGYQVCQHLKSVPATADIPIIFLSALNETFDKVKAFQLGAVDYITKPFQFEEVLTRVQTQLMLGQRSRDIRQLNAELEKRVEERTRQLEDLNRELIQEIIERKRVQSQLLEMAFYDALTGLPNRSLFIDRLNKEIKHTSCNSSYLFAVLFLDCDRFKVINDSLGHLVGDELLIAIAQRLQHYVKQTDTIARLGGDEFAILMPNVPNLDSAIQLAQMLLDMFASPFEIRQWQVFTGASVGIVLGHAGYTKSEHVLRDADTAMYRAKALGKAQYQVFDTAMHEAVLRLLQLETDMRRALEAQEFVLHYQPIVSLTTGHITGLEALLRWQHPQQGFISPIEFIPIAEETGLILSIGEWVIRTACQQLRNWQQQGLVDQRFSVSINLSARQFVQTNLIQQIDQILFETQISPFHLKLEITESNIMNNTKLVTSILKQLKKRRIHLSIDDFGTGYSSLSYLQAFPADSLKIDRSFIQRLTKSSVNSGLIPAIISIARAMQMSVVAEGIETLEQLTLLKHLNCELGQGYLFSAPLSIAETNELLIKNPCW
- a CDS encoding sensor histidine kinase, which translates into the protein MNILIDNELKADILVVDDIPDNVRVLSTILLKQGYHVRKAISGKMALMAIRTTIPDLILLDINMPDMSGYQVCQELRNDRRTAQIPVIFLSALDDVLDKVKAFQVGGADYVTKPFQIEEVLARIQHQLTIQDLQTQLHVQNEQLRQALDHLKTTQAQLIQKEKLIGLGQFVAGIAHEFNNPVNFIAGNLSPAGDYIQDLLKLIKLYQTEYPQPTPAIQQVINEIDLDFLLCDLKKLFGSMQTGVERICAIILALRIFSHLDESDIKPVNVHHGLDSTLLLLNHRLTIQVTTSATTSIKVVKHYGNLPIVTCYARQLNQVFFNLLSNAIDALEVASQHYKQVAYEPTLWIETKVIDRDMIQISIKDNGLGIPEAIRARLFEPFFTTKSVGQGTGLGLPTSYQIVVGKHGGTLTYHTASEGTEFQIVIPARSPQES
- a CDS encoding DUF4231 domain-containing protein yields the protein MLGDKLRNNAHSPDSMQLSLNELQYPLHQRQQDALAECDRLITQFQKEATEHRRGFQRLKLFGIGLALTTTILAALATSDRLRGYEWSVPALSGVATLFTTLLGQTNAQKIWIQSRGIQQKLQAEKFLYLQSAGDYAAMLDEEDQIRYFSKRMMDIWSERQSTAEHPLTKKIRRSS
- a CDS encoding ABC transporter substrate-binding protein, which encodes MSKNRRRLSFLLMGVLTWVAAFALSACRPMLMSTAAEPPLAFSVISDPKTFNYVVSNEASNVFSYIYEGLVTEDGLTGEIIPALAESWEQSPDGLQIVFTLREGLRWSDGEPLTADDVVFTYNDLYFNEAIPTAIRDILRIGESGALPTVQKLDDRRIQFSTPEPFAPFLRNTGLAILPAHALRDSVNQTDAQGNLLFLSKWGTDTNPAEVVCNGLYQLESFSPGQRVVFRRNPYYWRRDEQGNPQPYIDRLVWQTVESTDSALVQFRSGGLDILSVQPDYFSLLKREEDRGGFSIYNGGPASGTNYLAFNLNQGSRGGNPLVSPIKSRWFNTLAFRQAVAHAIDRPRMVNNIFRGLGELQNSPISVQSPYFLSPEDGLPIYDYDPERAKQLLLEAGFQYDAFNRLQDAEGNLVRFTLITNSGNKIREAMGAQIKSDLARIGIQVDFTPLAFNTVVGKLRASLDWEACLLGFTGGIEPNSGANVWQPDGASHHFNKAAQPGEPPIEGRVVADWEAEIGRLYTEGARTLDEAQRREIYAQSQIITQENLPMIYLVNPLTFSAVRDRLQPIKFSSIGGALWNLYELRIQDSAS
- a CDS encoding rhodanese-like domain-containing protein yields the protein MRFGFIPVPSPLTSRSRVYELKARLDWGEPALTIIDIRSRCEFNHSHIMGAINMPMNELVERALVSLELVRDIYVYGDTDEEAAAAAAKLRSAGFLNVSEIQGGLPVWKAYGYPTESGIARVG